One part of the Terrimicrobium sacchariphilum genome encodes these proteins:
- a CDS encoding metal-dependent hydrolase family protein, whose translation MPCACCSPAVQAILQRVMNAGIASPETGVPLAEVSPHIEKPPVGHDTLTASVRQPVLFSNVRLFDGIKLEVQTGLKVLIEGDRVSAILGAGEKVADAQVIDGRGALLMPGLIDAHWHSTLCAIPQMVAMTADPGYIHLVAAREAGRTLLRGFTTIRDAGGPSFALKRAIDEGITSGPRIFPSGAMISQTSGHGDFRLRGEIPRPPGGSLSHAEALGAAMIADGETEVLRRVREQLMLGATQIKLMAGGGVTSAYDPLDSLQYTDKELRAGVAAASDWGTYVMVHVYTPDGIQRAVRAGVRSIEHGQLADEETARIMADEGVWWSLQPFFGDEDANAHDAAGHAKQRLVAEGTARAYELAKHYKIKTAWGTDILFSPANLPNHARQLAKLTRFYDPLELLRMATGSNGELLKMSGARSTYGGDLGVITPGAMADLLLVDGDPTKDLDFLTDADNLHVIMKGGVRVKDTLPAL comes from the coding sequence ATGCCCTGCGCCTGCTGCAGCCCGGCCGTACAGGCCATCCTCCAGCGGGTGATGAATGCCGGCATCGCCTCGCCGGAAACCGGCGTGCCTCTCGCCGAGGTCTCCCCTCATATCGAGAAGCCCCCAGTCGGACACGACACGCTCACCGCATCGGTCCGCCAACCGGTGCTGTTTTCCAACGTACGCCTTTTTGACGGCATCAAGCTCGAGGTACAAACCGGCCTCAAAGTCCTCATCGAGGGCGATCGCGTCTCAGCCATTCTCGGCGCAGGGGAAAAGGTCGCCGATGCGCAGGTAATCGATGGTCGTGGCGCGCTGCTGATGCCGGGCCTCATCGACGCCCACTGGCATTCCACGCTTTGCGCCATCCCTCAGATGGTGGCGATGACCGCCGATCCCGGCTACATCCATCTCGTGGCGGCTCGCGAGGCTGGTCGCACCCTGCTGCGGGGCTTTACCACCATTCGCGACGCGGGAGGACCCTCCTTTGCCCTCAAGCGAGCCATCGACGAGGGTATCACCTCAGGGCCGCGCATCTTTCCCTCCGGCGCAATGATTTCCCAGACCTCGGGCCATGGAGATTTCCGCCTGCGAGGTGAAATCCCCCGTCCTCCCGGAGGATCGCTCAGCCACGCCGAAGCCCTGGGAGCGGCCATGATAGCGGACGGCGAGACAGAGGTGTTGCGGCGGGTGCGCGAGCAACTCATGCTCGGAGCGACCCAGATCAAGCTCATGGCCGGGGGCGGCGTCACCTCCGCCTACGATCCCCTCGACAGCCTGCAATACACGGACAAGGAATTACGTGCCGGAGTCGCCGCAGCGTCCGACTGGGGCACCTACGTGATGGTGCACGTCTACACACCGGATGGAATCCAGCGAGCCGTCCGAGCCGGGGTCCGTTCCATCGAGCACGGCCAACTGGCCGATGAGGAAACCGCTCGCATCATGGCTGACGAAGGCGTCTGGTGGAGCCTTCAGCCGTTCTTTGGCGATGAGGACGCCAATGCACACGACGCCGCGGGCCACGCCAAGCAGCGCCTCGTCGCCGAGGGTACCGCTCGCGCGTACGAACTCGCAAAACACTACAAGATCAAGACCGCATGGGGCACCGACATCCTCTTTTCCCCAGCCAACCTACCCAACCACGCCCGACAGCTCGCCAAGCTCACGCGCTTCTATGATCCCCTCGAGCTTCTGCGTATGGCGACGGGTTCCAACGGGGAGCTTTTGAAAATGTCTGGTGCGCGCAGCACCTACGGCGGCGATCTGGGAGTCATCACGCCCGGCGCGATGGCCGACCTCCTGCTCGTCGATGGCGATCCCACAAAGGACCTCGATTTCCTCACCGATGCCGACAACCTCCATGTCATCATGAAAGGCGGCGTGCGCGTGAAAGACACCCTCCCGGCGCTTTGA
- a CDS encoding LamG domain-containing protein → MKILLAALCAFSLAAASSLGIVVTGTADLPAVKSYVQNLTIVHDGSMMNSKAELDFIKGKIQSNTEPWKTYYTNLTKSGHSKLTRTPQAVAEPTTQSGFLGDSYAAYNQALIFYFTGDVQYAQNARTLILAWASTVQNFGQVGANWYLAPAWAASVFAPAAELLRNTPGSGWTAADTASVQAMFSRAFLPVLKFRYAYGNRELSVCNALVAIGIFNDDRAALYMGLHQWVSYVPCYFYLASDGATPIQADYFITQPDANTLWAMHQDLYPTMGSSADWLYTYNSGYPNYPFAGKGDDKTMMLMPAASGYTLMDQWYMGANRNSIVNPVPAFVDGLCGETFRDLGHVEFGFTAAMNVAEIAWRQGIDLYSGYQDRIAKFLELHAGFRLSEPLPAALASSGVLNAGDGMAAPFEIAYDRFHDNLGVALPKLEQLLPVIRSELWYRTAAPAGIFASGLWGQQYYHIQWESLLHQGLPPESLFPTSGLVGYYGLEQNVSDASGAGNNGTALAGAGYSSDAVEGGLAGMYDGAGARMVIPDSPSLRMTTALTMGAFVKVQSSSFTARPNLIAKSFNNGYRLRFNTNGTLNLLVGNGSSSPTQFNGTQVVPLNVWTHVAAVVEINGGTATVRFYVDGVADSNVPTAALAQIKVGSGALVLGTRLDQTSTTESLVGLLDQVTIHNRALSPAEVLQMCQ, encoded by the coding sequence ATGAAAATCCTCCTTGCGGCGCTCTGCGCCTTTTCGCTGGCAGCAGCATCTTCCCTGGGAATAGTCGTTACCGGAACGGCTGATCTTCCCGCGGTGAAGAGCTATGTGCAAAACCTGACCATCGTGCACGACGGCAGCATGATGAACTCCAAAGCCGAGCTGGATTTCATCAAAGGCAAGATCCAGAGCAACACCGAGCCGTGGAAAACATATTACACGAACCTGACGAAAAGCGGACATTCCAAGCTGACCCGCACTCCGCAGGCCGTGGCTGAGCCGACGACCCAGTCGGGTTTCCTGGGAGACTCGTATGCGGCCTACAACCAGGCATTGATTTTTTATTTTACCGGCGACGTCCAGTACGCCCAGAACGCCCGGACGCTGATCCTGGCCTGGGCCTCCACGGTACAAAACTTCGGACAGGTCGGGGCAAACTGGTATCTGGCCCCCGCCTGGGCGGCATCCGTATTTGCTCCTGCAGCCGAGTTGCTGCGCAATACCCCGGGGTCTGGCTGGACGGCTGCCGACACGGCGAGTGTGCAGGCGATGTTTAGCCGGGCATTTTTGCCTGTACTCAAGTTTCGCTATGCTTATGGAAACCGCGAGCTGTCGGTCTGCAATGCGCTGGTGGCGATTGGTATTTTCAACGATGACCGCGCTGCGCTCTACATGGGTTTGCACCAATGGGTTAGCTATGTCCCGTGTTACTTCTATCTCGCCTCCGACGGGGCGACTCCCATCCAGGCGGATTATTTCATTACCCAGCCCGATGCCAATACGCTCTGGGCCATGCATCAGGACCTCTATCCGACGATGGGATCGTCAGCCGACTGGCTGTACACCTACAACAGCGGATATCCGAACTATCCCTTTGCCGGCAAGGGCGATGACAAGACAATGATGCTCATGCCCGCCGCCAGCGGATACACGCTGATGGATCAGTGGTATATGGGGGCAAATCGTAATAGCATCGTCAATCCTGTCCCGGCATTCGTGGACGGGCTTTGTGGCGAGACATTTCGCGATCTGGGGCATGTGGAGTTTGGCTTCACCGCGGCGATGAATGTTGCCGAGATCGCCTGGCGCCAGGGTATTGATCTTTACTCGGGATATCAGGACCGCATCGCGAAATTCCTCGAGTTGCATGCGGGCTTTCGTCTTTCCGAGCCCTTGCCCGCCGCCCTTGCCTCCTCGGGCGTGCTGAATGCGGGTGATGGCATGGCCGCGCCCTTTGAGATCGCCTACGATCGCTTCCATGACAACCTGGGGGTGGCGCTGCCAAAGCTCGAGCAGCTCCTCCCCGTGATCCGGAGCGAACTCTGGTATCGCACGGCGGCTCCCGCGGGAATTTTTGCCTCCGGGTTGTGGGGGCAGCAGTATTATCACATCCAGTGGGAATCCCTGCTTCACCAGGGGCTGCCTCCCGAGTCGCTTTTTCCCACCAGCGGACTCGTCGGCTATTACGGGCTGGAGCAAAACGTCTCGGATGCCTCGGGAGCAGGCAATAATGGAACAGCCCTGGCCGGGGCGGGCTATTCCAGCGATGCAGTGGAGGGAGGTCTTGCCGGGATGTACGATGGAGCGGGGGCCCGCATGGTCATTCCCGACAGTCCGTCGCTGCGCATGACGACCGCGTTGACCATGGGGGCCTTTGTAAAGGTGCAGTCCTCATCCTTCACCGCGCGACCCAATCTGATTGCGAAGAGCTTTAACAACGGCTACCGGCTGCGCTTCAACACCAATGGGACTCTCAATCTCCTGGTTGGCAACGGGTCATCCTCGCCGACCCAGTTCAATGGCACACAGGTCGTGCCGCTGAATGTGTGGACGCATGTGGCGGCCGTGGTGGAGATCAATGGTGGTACGGCCACCGTGCGATTTTATGTCGATGGCGTGGCTGATTCCAACGTGCCGACCGCCGCGCTGGCGCAAATCAAGGTCGGCAGTGGCGCACTCGTTCTCGGCACGCGGCTCGACCAGACCTCGACGACGGAATCACTGGTGGGATTGCTGGACCAGGTGACGATTCACAATCGCGCCCTCAGCCCTGCCGAGGTTTTGCAGATGTGCCAGTGA
- a CDS encoding nucleoside deaminase translates to MRDPFLQAAIDEARQGLAEGGIPIGSVIVHQGRIIGRGHNMRVQKGDPLLHGEMSAFQQAGRQPASVYRECVLYTTLSPCPMCSGTSLLYKVPKIVIGENVTFLGAEDWLKSQGVKLVVAQDEECISMMRQFIADRPELWNEDIAV, encoded by the coding sequence ATGCGCGATCCGTTTCTCCAAGCCGCCATCGATGAAGCCCGCCAGGGACTGGCCGAGGGTGGCATTCCGATTGGCTCCGTCATTGTCCATCAGGGCCGCATCATCGGCCGCGGCCACAACATGCGCGTCCAGAAAGGCGACCCGCTTCTCCATGGCGAGATGAGCGCCTTTCAACAAGCCGGGCGCCAGCCGGCCTCCGTTTATCGCGAGTGCGTCCTCTATACCACCCTCTCACCGTGTCCGATGTGCAGTGGCACTTCGCTCCTCTACAAGGTCCCGAAAATCGTTATCGGGGAAAACGTGACCTTCCTCGGAGCCGAGGACTGGCTTAAGTCGCAGGGAGTCAAACTCGTCGTCGCCCAAGATGAGGAGTGCATCTCCATGATGCGCCAGTTCATCGCCGACCGACCGGAACTCTGGAACGAAGACATCGCCGTCTAG
- a CDS encoding DUF309 domain-containing protein, translating into MSKGERIEAYVRSLGLEGSQYDPCYLAYFGCFNAQDYYEAHDVLEHLWLGVRDGDYAFYKGLIQLAGAFVHLKKQHARPWHPKDGRRMHPAVRLFALAEGNLLPYGRRHLGLDLDEVLALIHRHVGAIKESDYTRNPWVPEDAPVLKVPGSRERKGVAS; encoded by the coding sequence ATGAGCAAGGGGGAGCGGATCGAGGCGTATGTGCGGTCGCTGGGGCTGGAAGGTTCTCAGTACGACCCTTGCTATCTGGCGTACTTCGGGTGCTTCAATGCGCAGGACTACTACGAGGCGCACGATGTGCTCGAGCATCTTTGGCTTGGGGTGCGGGACGGGGATTATGCGTTTTACAAGGGGCTCATCCAGCTGGCTGGGGCGTTCGTTCATCTGAAGAAGCAACACGCCCGCCCATGGCATCCCAAGGACGGCCGTCGCATGCACCCCGCGGTGCGGCTTTTCGCCCTGGCCGAGGGAAACCTGCTGCCTTATGGACGTCGACACCTGGGCCTCGATCTCGATGAGGTACTGGCGCTCATTCACCGTCATGTCGGTGCGATCAAGGAGAGTGACTATACGCGCAACCCCTGGGTCCCCGAGGATGCCCCGGTGCTGAAGGTGCCCGGCAGCCGGGAGAGGAAGGGCGTGGCGTCCTGA
- a CDS encoding family 1 glycosylhydrolase: MHYGRWVLGLLTAVLFTGCITPPTPPRIKRNNLGAKPETGPFWWGISSSAFQTEDRGEKPGSPNYFKTDWDLFAEAGRVPPKGDDATFSWSQFDKDLEALKKIGVNHYRFGVEWARIEPHPGQYNEAALRRYVDFARRLKAAGIEPVVTLWHFTFPDWMVVKGKPGRSRWLSPYYRERWPLFVDKVTRAMSPYVRTYVPQNEPNGDLALGYISSVWPPGMFLDFNMHARALTQSTWGFREAAKIIKQNRKDALVMAVVALPYWIRTFWDPTSAYYNFMQRINFAHLDRTYDVCDLIGFNYYYTEYADFTALLALKARRGRNYSLLGWVIQPHSLYKQINIVAKRYGKPIVITENGIATSRDIKRVRYLFNHMLEVKEAMADGADVRGYFVWTLVDNYEWHHGYKAPFGMSRMDPVTKRRLLRPSALFYKGIISTSEESSLLDEVSSQPELPQGFIER, translated from the coding sequence ATGCACTACGGGCGTTGGGTACTCGGCCTTCTCACGGCGGTTCTGTTCACGGGCTGCATCACTCCGCCCACCCCGCCGCGCATCAAGCGCAACAACCTGGGAGCCAAGCCCGAGACCGGTCCTTTTTGGTGGGGCATCTCGTCGAGCGCCTTCCAGACCGAGGACCGCGGCGAGAAGCCCGGTTCGCCGAATTACTTCAAGACCGACTGGGATCTCTTCGCCGAGGCCGGGCGCGTCCCGCCCAAGGGCGACGACGCCACGTTCAGCTGGAGCCAGTTTGACAAGGACCTCGAGGCGCTCAAGAAGATCGGCGTGAATCACTACCGCTTCGGCGTCGAGTGGGCCCGCATCGAGCCGCACCCAGGCCAGTACAATGAAGCCGCCCTCCGACGCTACGTCGACTTTGCCCGGAGGCTCAAGGCCGCTGGCATCGAACCAGTCGTCACCCTCTGGCACTTCACGTTCCCCGACTGGATGGTCGTGAAGGGCAAGCCCGGCCGTTCCCGCTGGCTCAGCCCGTACTACCGCGAACGCTGGCCGCTCTTTGTCGACAAGGTCACCCGCGCCATGTCGCCCTACGTGCGCACCTACGTGCCGCAGAATGAACCCAACGGCGACCTAGCCCTCGGCTATATCAGCTCCGTCTGGCCGCCGGGTATGTTCCTCGACTTCAACATGCACGCCCGCGCCCTCACCCAAAGCACCTGGGGATTCCGCGAGGCGGCGAAAATCATCAAGCAGAACCGCAAGGATGCCCTCGTCATGGCCGTCGTCGCCCTGCCCTACTGGATTCGCACCTTCTGGGACCCCACCAGCGCATATTACAACTTTATGCAGCGCATCAACTTCGCGCACCTCGACCGCACCTACGACGTGTGTGACCTCATCGGCTTCAACTACTACTATACCGAGTATGCCGACTTCACCGCCCTCCTCGCCCTCAAGGCCCGGCGCGGCCGCAACTACAGCCTCCTCGGCTGGGTCATCCAGCCCCACTCGCTCTACAAGCAGATCAACATCGTCGCCAAGCGCTACGGCAAACCCATAGTCATCACTGAGAACGGTATTGCCACCTCCCGCGACATCAAGCGCGTGCGTTATCTCTTCAACCACATGCTGGAGGTGAAGGAAGCCATGGCCGACGGAGCGGACGTGCGCGGGTATTTCGTCTGGACGCTCGTCGACAACTACGAGTGGCACCATGGCTACAAGGCCCCCTTCGGCATGTCGCGCATGGACCCGGTGACGAAGCGCCGCCTCCTCCGTCCCTCCGCGCTCTTCTACAAGGGCATCATATCCACTTCCGAGGAATCCAGCCTCCTCGACGAGGTCTCCAGCCAGCCCGAGCTGCCGCAAGGCTTCATCGAGCGGTAG